From Candida dubliniensis CD36 chromosome 7, complete sequence, the proteins below share one genomic window:
- a CDS encoding medator of assembly of small mitochondrial TIM (Translocase of the Inner Membrane) complexes, putative (Similar to S. cerevisiae HOT13), with protein MAKAEFQIQKISPNTSLIGQLVDSHTRCVHYHTELDIIAIKFKCCNNYYPCFKCHQESTSHQPDRLDKNDNTTKAVFCGNCMNELTVVEYLNCGYTCTYCGGQFNPGCSLHYELYFNNNDH; from the coding sequence atGGCAAAAGCTGaatttcaaatccaaaaaataTCTCCCAACACATCATTAATAGGACAATTAGTAGACAGCCATACAAGATGTGTACATTATCATACTGAGTTAGATATTATTGCcataaaattcaaatgttGCAATAACTATTATCCATGTTTTAAGTGTCATCAAGAATCAACTAGCCATCAACCAGACAGACTTGATAAAAATGACAATACAACCAAGGCTGTATTTTGTGGAAACTGCATGAATGAATTGACCGTTGTTGAATATCTCAATTGTGGCTATACGTGTACTTATTGTGGTGGACAATTCAACCCTGGTTGTTCCCTACATTATGAATTatatttcaacaataatgaCCATTGA
- a CDS encoding iron sulfur cluster assembly protein, mitochondrial precursor, putative (Similar to S. cerevisiae ISU1), with protein MFTRTILPTTRRILTQQSRVLVPRLSIPTSTFTRSYHEKVIDHYENPRNVGSLNKESSDVGTGLVGAPACGDVMRLQIQVDEETGKIKDVKFKTFGCGSAIASSSYATELIRGKTLDEALDIKNTLIAKELSLPPVKLHCSMLAEDAIKAAVKDYQSKRKTTTLGATAASTVSSSNASAAATAATA; from the coding sequence ATGTTTACCAGAACGATTTTACCTACcacaagaagaattttaACCCAACAATCAAGAGTTCTTGTTCCAAGATTGTCCATTCCAACGTCAACATTCACCAGATCATACCATGAGAAAGTCATAGATCATTATGAAAACCCAAGAAATGTGGGTTCACTCAATAAAGAGTCTTCCGATGTCGGTACTGGTTTAGTTGGTGCACCAGCTTGTGGAGATGTGATGAGATTACAAATACAGGTTGATGAAGAAACGGGGAAAATCAAGGATGTTAAATTCAAAACATTCGGATGTGGGTCGGCCattgcttcttcttcatatGCTACAGAATTGATTAGAGGTAAAACTCTTGATGAAGCCTTGGATATTAAAAACACTTTAATTGCTAAAGAGTTGAGTTTGCCACCAGTCAAATTACATTGCTCTATGTTGGCTGAAGATGCTATAAAGGCTGCAGTCAAAGATTACCAATCAAAGAGGAAAACAACTACTTTGGGTGCTACTGCTGCTTCAACTGTTTCAAGCTCAAATGCTAGTGCCGCTGCCACTGCTGCCACTGCTTAA
- a CDS encoding FAD-linked sulfhydryl oxidase, putative (In S. cerevisiae: involved in disulfide bond formation within the ER;~Similar to S. cerevisiae ERV2) produces the protein MIFIRRSLFSALTLVGIIGVIYFMSNSSNTIETSINNISSLTKDDLLPKFNQQPQQQQQQLSQPAPNKPLEEIDTDESVEQEPPKGKESDNVLQNKEKFTDIPFMPKMANETLKAQLGNASWKLFHTILARYPDEPTDQERSTLENYIYLFAQVYPCGDCARHFTKLLAKYPPQTKNRKTAALWGCYVHNIVNEKLHKPEYDCTTILEDYDCGCGDDEKEKDYTLKGESMDHLRQIKIDSKKDKQRGG, from the coding sequence ATGATATTCATTAGAAGATCATTGTTTTCAGCATTAACTTTGGTTGGTATTATTGGGGTGATTTATTTCATGAGTAATTCCTCAAACACGATTGAAACTTccataaataatatttccTCATTGACAAAAGATGATCTTTTACCAAAATTCAACCAGCAGCCtcaacagcagcaacagcaacttTCTCAACCAGCACCGAATAAACcattagaagaaattgatacCGATGAATCAGTAGAACAAGAACCAccaaaaggaaaagaaagtgATAATGTACTTCAGAATAAGGAAAAGTTCACTGATATACCATTCATGCCAAAAATGGCTAATGAAACATTGAAAGCTCAATTAGGTAATGCATCATGGAAATTATTCCATACCATTTTAGCAAGATATCCTGATGAACCAACAGATCAAGAACGTAGTACTTTagaaaattatatttatttatttgctCAAGTTTATCCTTGTGGAGATTGTGCTAGACATTTCACTAAATTATTAGCTAAATATCCCCCACAAACGAAAAATCGGAAAACTGCCGCATTATGGGGATGTTATGTTCATAATAttgttaatgaaaaattacatAAACCAGAATATGATTGTACAACAATTTTAGAAGATTATGATTGTGGAtgtggtgatgatgaaaaggaaaaagatTATACTTTGAAAGGAGAATCAATGGATCATTTAagacaaatcaaaattgattccaaaaaagataaacaaAGAGGTggataa
- a CDS encoding Golgi SNAP receptor complex member, putative (Similar to S. cerevisiae GOS1) — protein sequence MSSSTFTQTRSRALSLEKQTEQLLSKFSQFQQQQQQNQSQSLDITQEEITIRQQIEEIFQKRDAIISKLNRISEVEPNLSTSKLQQLTRHKEKLNDDNLSFTKIINNIEDERNKNNLLFNVHRDINHHKQQRNLDGNAYILEESERVNNVNSIADRLLQGAFATRDELLNQRQYLNNAQSQVASTMQNIPGLNVLISKINTRRKRDTLILASVIAICILFLFFV from the coding sequence ATGTCTTCATCCACATTTACACAAACAAGGTCGCGAGCATTAAGTTTGGAAAAGCAAACCGAACAATTACTATCGAAATTTTcccaatttcaacaacaacagcaacaaaatcaatcacAATCTTTAGATATAACTCAAGAGGAAATCACTATAAGACAACAAATAGAAGAAATTTTCCAGAAAAGAGATGCCATAATTCTGAAATTAAATCGTATTAGTGAAGTAGAACCGAATTTATCCACATCAAAATTGCAACAATTGACTCGTCATAAAgagaaattaaatgatgataatttatcattcacgaaaatcattaataatattgaagatgaaagaaataaaaataatttattattcaatgtTCATCGAgatataaatcatcataAACAGCAAAGAAATTTGGATGGTAATGCATATATTTTAGAAGAAAGTGAGCGAGTGAATAATGTCAATTCAATAGCTGATAGATTGTTACAAGGGGCATTTGCTACAAGAgatgaattattgaatcaacgtcaatatttgaataatgCTCAACTGCAAGTAGCGAGCACTATGCAGAATATCCCTGGGTTGAATGTGTTGATTAGTAAGATTAATACTAGGAGAAAAAGAGATACATTGATATTGGCTTCAGTTATAGCTATttgtatattatttttattctttgtGTAA
- a CDS encoding G protein gamma subunit, putative (In S. cerevisiae: involved in activation of the mating signalling pathway;~Similar to S. cerevisiae STE18;~spliced gene) produces MNEQIEYQIQVIRLKRIQELTNRLKLALQRERIPASTASGLIINYVEETPDYLIPYNWSLPPDQNRFAKYKQLRNARNSTQATVGCCTIV; encoded by the exons atgaatGAACAAATTGAGTATCAAATACAAGTGATCAGATTAAAAAGAATCCAAGAACTAACTAATCGATTAAAACTTGCTTTACAACGTGAAAGAATTCCTGCTTCTACTGCTAGTGGCTT aattatcaattatgtTGAAGAAACTCCTGACTATTTAATTCCTTATAATTGGAGTTTACCTCCAGATCAGAACAGGTTTGCCAAATATAAACAGTTGAGAAATGCACGCAATTCAACTCAAGCTACAGTAGGTTGTTGTACAATTGTTTGA